In Chromatiaceae bacterium, a single genomic region encodes these proteins:
- a CDS encoding ankyrin repeat domain-containing protein, producing the protein MSVSILLLVLLAPAAAEPDEGTLLRAAHEGRTTDVGRLLESGTDANARNTLGKTALMFAAEEGYEEIVGLLLEKGAYVNAQTKSGCTALSLAAENGQLRVVEQLLHSRADVSIKTRAGETPLFMAARSGVVEILKRLVDAGGDPGARDRHGRTALMAAAENAEPEAVTFLLSRGAVPDAVDRHHASALMFAAAAGHRAVVEALISGGAPLDQRDDLGSTALLWAAELGRVDSTDALLEAGADVNARNNEGWTALFEAAYNGHAEVVEALLARHADTLIKDTAGMAAADYAADRGHPAIASRLRQAGPRQE; encoded by the coding sequence ATGTCAGTCTCGATCCTGCTGCTGGTCCTGCTCGCGCCCGCAGCGGCGGAACCGGACGAAGGGACCTTGTTGCGGGCTGCGCACGAGGGCAGGACCACGGATGTCGGGCGGTTGCTCGAATCGGGTACCGACGCCAATGCACGCAACACGCTCGGCAAGACAGCGTTGATGTTCGCTGCCGAAGAGGGTTACGAGGAGATCGTCGGACTGTTGTTGGAAAAAGGCGCCTACGTCAATGCGCAGACCAAATCCGGCTGTACCGCATTGTCGCTGGCTGCCGAGAATGGTCAGCTGCGCGTCGTCGAGCAGTTGTTGCACAGCCGTGCCGACGTGTCGATCAAGACGCGCGCTGGAGAAACCCCGCTGTTCATGGCCGCGCGCAGCGGCGTGGTCGAGATCCTCAAACGGCTGGTCGATGCGGGCGGCGATCCCGGCGCCAGGGACCGACACGGTCGGACGGCACTGATGGCGGCGGCCGAGAACGCGGAACCGGAAGCGGTGACTTTCCTATTGTCGCGCGGGGCCGTGCCGGATGCCGTGGATCGACACCACGCGAGTGCACTGATGTTTGCCGCAGCCGCGGGTCATCGTGCGGTGGTCGAGGCGTTGATCAGTGGCGGTGCGCCACTCGACCAACGCGACGATCTCGGTTCGACAGCGTTGCTGTGGGCCGCGGAGCTCGGTCGCGTGGATTCGACCGACGCGTTGCTGGAGGCCGGCGCGGACGTCAACGCGCGCAACAACGAAGGATGGACCGCGCTGTTCGAGGCCGCCTACAACGGTCACGCCGAGGTGGTCGAGGCACTGCTCGCCCGGCATGCCGACACGCTGATCAAGGATACGGCCGGCATGGCAGCGGCCGACTATGCCGCGGATCGTGGGCACCCGGCGATCGCATCGCGGCTACGTCAGGCGGGGCCACGGCAGGAGTGA
- a CDS encoding antibiotic biosynthesis monooxygenase yields MHVTLVHVFVKQAHLTEFVEACHLNHVGSTAEPGNLRFDILQDAADPTHFVLYEAYVDESAAKAHKETAHYAAWRDRVADMMARPREGQPFVGLYPVV; encoded by the coding sequence ATGCATGTGACCCTGGTACACGTATTCGTAAAGCAAGCTCATCTCACCGAGTTTGTCGAGGCCTGCCACCTGAACCACGTGGGGTCGACCGCGGAACCCGGCAACCTGCGATTCGACATCCTGCAGGATGCAGCGGATCCAACGCATTTCGTGCTGTACGAGGCCTATGTCGACGAGTCGGCGGCCAAGGCACACAAGGAGACCGCGCACTATGCCGCGTGGCGCGACCGCGTGGCCGACATGATGGCCCGCCCGCGCGAGGGGCAGCCCTTCGTGGGGTTGTATCCGGTGGTTTGA
- a CDS encoding NapC/NirT family cytochrome c: MTEHKPSLRRRSIAWLLAVGVVIGILFWGGFNTAMEMSNEMTFCITCHEMRDTVYKEYQESVHFRNPSGVQATCADCHVPRSWVHKVARKIQATGELYHKVVGTIDTPEKFEAKRWELANRVWDKMRATDSRECRNCHHFTAMDLSEQDRSARKKHAAAPEEGKTCIDCHKGIAHEYPDRPKDADEVASR; the protein is encoded by the coding sequence ATGACGGAACACAAACCCAGTCTTCGCAGACGTTCGATCGCATGGCTGTTGGCGGTCGGGGTTGTTATTGGCATCCTGTTTTGGGGTGGTTTCAACACGGCGATGGAGATGTCGAACGAGATGACGTTCTGCATCACCTGCCACGAGATGCGCGACACGGTGTACAAGGAATACCAGGAGTCCGTGCATTTCCGTAACCCATCCGGTGTACAGGCGACCTGCGCCGACTGCCATGTGCCGCGTAGCTGGGTCCACAAGGTCGCGCGCAAGATCCAGGCGACCGGCGAGCTCTACCACAAGGTCGTCGGTACCATCGATACACCGGAAAAATTCGAGGCCAAGCGCTGGGAACTGGCGAACCGCGTCTGGGACAAGATGCGTGCCACCGATTCGCGCGAGTGTCGCAACTGCCACCATTTCACCGCCATGGACCTCAGCGAGCAGGATCGATCGGCGCGTAAGAAGCATGCCGCAGCACCGGAAGAGGGAAAGACCTGCATCGACTGCCACAAGGGTATTGCGCACGAGTATCCCGACCGTCCGAAGGATGCCGACGAGGTCGCTTCGCGATGA
- the tilS gene encoding tRNA lysidine(34) synthetase TilS — protein sequence MSSPADRSFRPQQLLPLIVSDLPRPASYWVGFSGGLDSTVLLHALAVLRAELPAPLRAVHIDHCLQPSSGDWAVHCRQVCDALGIELISLVVDARAAPGESPEAAARRARYAAISGALGPQAMLLTAHHLDDQAETLLLQLLRGAGVEGLAAMPMLRPWQDQWHARPLLRWSRAALRDWAQTQGLRWVEDPSNAATAADRNYLRQRLMPLLHARWPGASQAIARSAVHCAEAAELIAEQSRVEFDRVADAEGRRLRVDRLCALPPAAARHLMRSWLKVLGAPPIPHRRLHEALGQLCRSRADATVRVAWEGVELRRFRGEVWLRRSTTPPCPAGLLHWGGGDVLDLGPGIGRLRRHLAPGGIDRERWERGRVEVGFRAAGLRCRPVGRQGSRSFKKLAQDVGMPPWLRSLAPLLYIDGEIAAVADRVVCEPFGAQPGASGWHLVWEDPGD from the coding sequence GTGTCGTCGCCCGCTGACCGGTCGTTCCGTCCGCAGCAGCTGCTGCCACTCATCGTCAGCGACCTGCCGCGACCGGCGTCCTACTGGGTCGGGTTCAGTGGCGGGCTCGACTCGACCGTGTTGTTGCACGCGCTCGCCGTGCTGCGCGCCGAACTGCCGGCGCCGCTCAGGGCAGTACACATCGATCATTGCCTGCAGCCGTCGTCCGGTGATTGGGCCGTCCATTGCCGTCAGGTCTGCGATGCACTCGGCATCGAACTCATCAGCCTCGTCGTGGATGCGCGTGCGGCGCCCGGTGAGAGTCCGGAGGCGGCCGCGCGACGTGCCCGCTACGCGGCGATCTCGGGCGCGCTGGGCCCGCAGGCGATGCTGTTGACGGCCCATCATCTCGACGACCAGGCCGAGACGTTGTTGCTGCAGCTGCTGCGCGGCGCCGGGGTCGAGGGCCTGGCGGCGATGCCGATGCTGCGGCCCTGGCAGGACCAGTGGCACGCCCGGCCGCTGCTCCGTTGGTCGCGTGCGGCACTGCGCGACTGGGCGCAGACCCAGGGGCTGCGTTGGGTCGAGGACCCGAGCAATGCGGCGACCGCCGCCGACCGCAACTATCTGCGCCAGCGGTTGATGCCGCTGTTGCACGCGCGCTGGCCGGGTGCCTCGCAGGCGATCGCGCGCAGCGCGGTGCACTGTGCCGAGGCCGCCGAGCTGATCGCCGAACAGAGCCGGGTCGAGTTCGACCGGGTGGCCGATGCCGAGGGCCGACGCCTGCGCGTCGACCGGTTGTGCGCATTGCCGCCGGCGGCGGCGCGGCACCTGATGCGCAGCTGGCTCAAGGTACTTGGTGCGCCGCCGATCCCGCACCGCCGCCTGCATGAGGCGCTCGGGCAATTGTGCCGGTCGCGCGCGGACGCCACGGTGCGAGTCGCCTGGGAAGGGGTCGAGCTGCGCCGCTTTCGCGGCGAGGTCTGGTTGCGGCGTTCGACCACGCCACCGTGCCCGGCGGGTCTGCTGCACTGGGGCGGAGGAGACGTGCTGGATCTGGGCCCGGGCATCGGTCGCCTGCGCCGACACCTTGCCCCGGGCGGTATCGACCGCGAGCGCTGGGAACGGGGCAGGGTCGAGGTCGGGTTCCGTGCGGCCGGACTACGCTGCCGCCCGGTGGGTCGACAGGGCAGTCGCAGCTTCAAGAAACTGGCCCAGGATGTCGGCATGCCGCCGTGGCTGCGGTCGCTGGCGCCGTTGCTGTACATCGACGGCGAGATCGCGGCGGTCGCCGACCGGGTCGTGTGTGAGCCCTTTGGCGCGCAACCGGGTGCGTCGGGATGGCACCTGGTCTGGGAAGACCCCGGCGATTGA
- the accA gene encoding acetyl-CoA carboxylase carboxyl transferase subunit alpha, whose amino-acid sequence MNLDFLEFEQPIAELQAKIEELRLVGNDNEINIQEEIERLEGKSRSLTESIFSSLTPWQISQLARHPLRPYTLDYVARLVDDFEELHGDRTFADDKAIVGGLGRIDGRPVLLIGHQKGRDTKDKIHRNFGMPRPEGYRKALRLMRMAERFGLPIITFIDTPGAYPGVGAEERGQSEAIARNLFEMAGLRTPIIATVIGEGGSGGALAIGVADRLMMLQYSTYSVISPEGCASILWKDAEKAPLAAEAMAITSKHLKDLKLIDDIVPEPLGGAHRDPDAVARNLKKALSAALDDVADQPVDRLLELRYERLMSYGVVAR is encoded by the coding sequence ATGAATCTTGACTTTCTCGAATTCGAGCAGCCGATCGCCGAGCTGCAGGCCAAGATCGAAGAATTGCGCCTGGTCGGCAACGACAACGAGATCAACATCCAGGAAGAGATCGAACGCCTCGAGGGCAAGAGTCGATCGCTGACCGAATCGATCTTCTCGAGTCTCACGCCGTGGCAGATCTCGCAGCTCGCACGTCATCCGCTGCGGCCCTATACGCTCGACTATGTGGCGCGGCTGGTCGACGACTTCGAGGAACTGCACGGTGACCGCACCTTCGCGGACGACAAGGCGATCGTCGGCGGATTGGGCCGCATCGACGGGCGGCCGGTGTTGCTGATCGGCCACCAGAAAGGCCGCGACACCAAGGACAAGATCCACCGGAACTTCGGCATGCCGCGACCGGAAGGGTATCGCAAGGCGCTGCGCCTGATGCGCATGGCCGAGCGATTCGGATTGCCGATCATCACCTTCATCGACACGCCGGGGGCCTACCCGGGGGTCGGTGCCGAAGAGCGGGGCCAGAGCGAGGCGATCGCGCGCAACCTGTTCGAGATGGCCGGCCTGCGCACGCCGATCATCGCCACGGTGATCGGCGAGGGAGGGTCCGGGGGGGCGCTCGCGATCGGCGTGGCCGACCGTCTGATGATGCTGCAGTACAGCACCTACTCGGTGATCTCGCCCGAGGGCTGCGCCTCGATCCTGTGGAAGGACGCCGAGAAGGCGCCGCTCGCCGCCGAGGCGATGGCGATCACCTCGAAACACCTCAAGGATCTCAAACTGATCGACGACATCGTTCCTGAGCCGCTCGGTGGAGCGCACCGCGATCCGGATGCCGTCGCCCGCAACCTGAAGAAGGCGCTGTCGGCAGCGCTCGACGACGTGGCCGATCAGCCGGTCGATCGCCTGCTCGAGCTGCGCTACGAGCGACTGATGTCGTACGGTGTCGTCGCCCGCTGA
- a CDS encoding paraquat-inducible protein A gives MTFVDSYAARHPWRGVTVNLLLLAALALLVYGLQAPILTLEKFYFFSNTVSLYGALQTLAAEQEWGLFALVGTFSVLFPVIKIVLLLLIWNLDAAFGDAHRRHLAWLAAYSKWSMLDVFVVALLVVSVKLGAMAQARVEIGVYAFASSVILTMLLSNWIGRHAVEPLASAPSKRSNEE, from the coding sequence ATGACCTTTGTTGACAGCTACGCCGCGCGCCACCCATGGCGTGGCGTCACGGTGAACCTGCTGCTGTTGGCCGCGCTCGCACTGCTGGTCTACGGACTGCAGGCGCCGATCCTGACGCTCGAGAAGTTCTATTTCTTCAGCAACACCGTCAGCCTGTACGGTGCGCTGCAGACGCTTGCAGCGGAGCAGGAATGGGGGCTGTTCGCATTGGTGGGCACCTTCAGCGTGCTGTTCCCGGTGATCAAGATCGTGCTGCTGCTGCTGATATGGAATCTCGATGCGGCGTTCGGCGACGCCCACCGGCGCCACCTCGCCTGGCTCGCGGCGTACAGCAAATGGTCGATGCTGGACGTATTCGTGGTTGCGCTGCTCGTTGTATCGGTCAAACTCGGCGCGATGGCCCAGGCGCGCGTCGAGATCGGCGTCTATGCATTCGCCAGCAGCGTGATCCTGACCATGCTGCTGTCGAACTGGATCGGCCGCCATGCCGTCGAACCGCTCGCGTCGGCGCCGTCGAAACGATCGAACGAGGAGTGA
- the lysS gene encoding lysine--tRNA ligase encodes MTDQQQDQNKLIAQRRAKLAAIRENGNAFPNRFRRNVLAAELHDRFGDKSKEELEQLHQRVCVAGRIMAQRGPFIVIQDMSGRIQFYVDKKKLSQEILTRIKGWDIGDIVGGEGPVHKSGKGDLYVYLDDAQLLTKSLRPLPEKWHGLADQEQRYRQRYVDLIVNQEARDTFILRSRIIEYIRRYFVDAGFLEVETPMMQVIPGGAAARPFVTHHNALDMALYLRIAPELYLKRLVVGGFEKVFEINRNFRNEGLSTRHNPEFTMIEFYEAYVDYHHCMDRTEELLRGIAQNLLGTQQVEYQGETYDFGKPFARMSVKESILQFNPDIAAGDLDDLGRATAHARRLGVDVKPSYGLGKVQVEIFEKTVEHRLKDPTFITAYPTEVSPLARRNDEDPFVTDRFEFFVGGREIANGFSELNDPEDQAERFRHQVEEKEAGDEEAMHFDADYIRALEHGLPPTAGEGIGVDRLVMLFTNSPSIRDVLLFPHMRLEA; translated from the coding sequence ATGACAGATCAGCAGCAAGACCAAAACAAACTGATTGCGCAACGGCGTGCCAAGCTCGCCGCGATTCGCGAGAACGGCAATGCGTTTCCCAACCGGTTCCGGCGCAATGTGCTGGCGGCCGAACTGCACGACCGGTTCGGCGACAAGAGCAAGGAAGAACTGGAACAGCTGCACCAGCGGGTCTGCGTCGCGGGCCGCATCATGGCGCAACGCGGTCCGTTCATCGTCATCCAGGACATGTCCGGTCGGATCCAGTTCTACGTCGACAAAAAGAAGCTGTCGCAGGAGATCCTCACCCGGATCAAGGGGTGGGACATCGGTGACATCGTCGGCGGTGAAGGACCGGTACACAAATCGGGCAAGGGTGACCTGTACGTCTATCTCGACGATGCGCAACTGCTGACCAAGTCGCTGCGCCCTTTGCCCGAGAAGTGGCACGGTCTGGCCGACCAGGAACAGCGGTACCGGCAGCGCTACGTCGACCTGATAGTGAACCAGGAGGCGCGCGATACCTTCATCCTGCGCTCGCGTATCATCGAGTACATCCGCCGCTATTTCGTCGACGCCGGCTTCCTCGAGGTCGAGACGCCGATGATGCAGGTGATCCCCGGTGGCGCCGCGGCGCGGCCGTTCGTCACCCATCACAATGCACTGGACATGGCGCTGTATCTGCGTATCGCGCCCGAGCTGTACCTGAAGCGCCTGGTGGTCGGTGGCTTCGAAAAGGTCTTCGAGATCAATCGCAATTTCCGCAACGAGGGGCTCTCCACGCGACACAACCCCGAGTTCACGATGATCGAGTTCTATGAGGCCTACGTCGATTATCACCACTGCATGGACCGCACCGAGGAACTGCTGCGCGGTATCGCGCAGAATCTGCTCGGGACCCAGCAGGTCGAATATCAGGGCGAGACCTACGATTTCGGCAAGCCGTTCGCCCGGATGTCCGTCAAGGAGTCGATCCTGCAATTCAATCCGGATATCGCGGCGGGCGACCTGGACGACCTCGGGCGCGCCACTGCGCACGCCCGGCGACTGGGTGTCGATGTAAAACCGAGTTACGGACTCGGCAAGGTGCAGGTCGAGATCTTCGAGAAGACCGTCGAGCATCGCCTCAAGGATCCGACGTTCATCACCGCGTATCCCACCGAGGTGTCGCCGTTGGCGCGGCGCAACGACGAGGATCCGTTCGTCACCGACCGCTTCGAGTTCTTCGTCGGCGGACGCGAGATCGCAAACGGCTTTTCCGAGTTGAACGACCCGGAAGACCAGGCCGAGCGGTTCCGTCACCAGGTCGAGGAAAAGGAGGCCGGCGACGAGGAGGCGATGCATTTCGACGCGGATTACATCCGGGCCCTTGAACACGGGCTGCCGCCTACTGCCGGCGAGGGCATCGGTGTCGACCGCCTGGTCATGCTGTTCACCAACTCACCGTCCATCCGCGACGTGCTGCTGTTCCCGCATATGCGCCTCGAGGCCTGA
- the prfB gene encoding peptide chain release factor 2 (programmed frameshift), which yields MRDINPITNSIADLRGRLASLRGYLDYEGKQERLTEVQRELEDPGVWNDQERAQSLGRERASLEAVVVNIDELSAGLADAADLLGMAVEEGDADTVDSIAADVEGFEERIAELEFRRMFSGELDEANAFLDIQAGSGGTEAQDWAEMLLRMYLRWGEQHGFGTELMEVSPGEVAGIKSATIRFEGEYAFGWLRTETGVHRLVRKSPFDSGNRRHTSFSSVFVSPEIDDSFEVEINPADLRIDVYRASGAGGQHVNRTESAVRITHLPTGTVTQCQNDRSQHKNKDQAMKQLKAKLYELEMQKRSESQQAVEDSKSDIGWGSQIRSYVLDQSRIKDLRTGIETGNTQAVLDGGLDLFIEASLKSGL from the exons ATGCGCGACATCAATCCCATTACGAACAGCATCGCCGATCTGAGAGGGCGTCTCGCGTCCCTCAGGGGGTATCTT GACTACGAGGGCAAGCAGGAGCGCCTGACCGAGGTCCAGCGGGAACTCGAAGACCCGGGTGTCTGGAACGATCAGGAACGTGCGCAGTCGCTCGGCCGCGAACGTGCCTCGCTCGAGGCGGTGGTGGTCAACATCGACGAGCTCAGTGCCGGCCTGGCCGATGCCGCCGATCTGCTCGGGATGGCGGTCGAAGAAGGGGACGCCGATACGGTCGACTCGATCGCCGCCGATGTCGAGGGCTTCGAGGAACGTATCGCCGAACTGGAGTTCCGCCGCATGTTCTCCGGCGAGCTGGACGAGGCGAATGCCTTTCTCGACATCCAGGCCGGTTCAGGTGGCACCGAGGCGCAGGACTGGGCCGAGATGCTGCTCAGGATGTACCTGCGCTGGGGCGAACAACACGGGTTCGGGACCGAACTGATGGAGGTCTCGCCGGGCGAGGTCGCCGGGATCAAATCGGCGACCATCCGCTTCGAGGGCGAGTACGCGTTCGGCTGGTTGCGTACCGAGACCGGTGTGCACCGGTTGGTGCGCAAGTCACCGTTCGATTCCGGCAATCGTCGGCACACCTCGTTCAGCTCGGTGTTCGTATCGCCGGAGATCGACGATTCCTTCGAGGTCGAGATCAATCCGGCGGATCTGCGTATCGACGTCTACCGCGCTTCGGGTGCCGGTGGACAGCACGTCAACCGTACCGAGTCGGCCGTGCGTATCACCCACCTTCCGACCGGTACGGTCACGCAATGTCAGAACGATCGCTCGCAGCACAAGAACAAGGACCAGGCGATGAAGCAGCTCAAGGCGAAGCTGTACGAGCTGGAGATGCAGAAGCGCAGCGAGTCGCAACAGGCGGTGGAAGACAGTAAATCGGATATCGGCTGGGGCAGCCAGATCCGCTCCTACGTGCTCGACCAGTCGCGCATCAAGGATCTGCGCACCGGTATCGAGACGGGCAATACCCAGGCAGTGCTCGACGGTGGCCTGGACCTGTTCATCGAGGCCAGCCTGAAGAGCGGGCTTTAG